The following nucleotide sequence is from uncultured Ilyobacter sp..
TGAGTAGCGTGGAATCCAGATATAGCTCCACAGGCTATTGTTATAAAGAGGAATGGATAAAACGGTGTTCCCTTAGGATTTAAATTTTGAAGTGTTAATTCCGGAATCTGATATCCTTTTACAAATAGTCCAACTGCTATACCTAGTCCCATTATAATCAAAGATGCACCAAATATTGGATAAACCTTACCGATTAATTTGTCTACCGGAAGTACAGTAGCTATTACATAATAAATTATGATAATTCCAACCCAAGTCATTTTACTAATTCCGGGCAGGATACTTGTCAATATTCCTGCAGGACCTACTACAAACACCACTCCTACTAGCACAAGCAAAACAACTGAGAACACTCTCATTACATTTTTTGCACTGGTACCAAGATATTTACCTACTATCTCGGCGATTGTAGCTCCATCATGTCTCAGAGAAAGCATACCCGCTAAGTAATCATGTACTGAACCTGCAAAGATACATCCAAATACAATCCACAGAAACGCAGCCGGTCCCCAAAGAGCTCCTGCAACTGCACCAAATATAGGCCCTAATCCAGCAATATTTAGGAACTGTATAAGGAAAGCTTTTTTCCAGTCAAGCTCAACATAATCAACACCATCTGCCAGCTTTGTAGCCGGGGTAGAATTGTTTTCATCAATTCCGAAAGCATTTTCGACTATTTTTCCATAGATAAAATAACCACCAATCAGAACTACCAGGGCAATTAAAAAAGTTATCATTTTTTTACCTCCATCTTTATTAAATTTATTTTTAATATTTCTTATATTGGAATTATACCCTTAATATAGGAACATAATAAACGAAGATGACTCAAAAGCATTTAAATTAACATGAAATGCAGAATAACGTCATGAACTGCAAGAAGGATTTTGCAATAAAGAGTTTTTTTATAGAACTTTACGTTTTTTTTTAGGATTTTAAATACTGTTTAAGAATAGTCGTGACAGTGTTATTCTCAGTTAATTTATAAAAACTCTAGCTTTTTATTGTCAGATACATTTTATTGAGATTTTAACCAATTATGAAAGTTAATATTTTCACTTAATCTTGGTCAAGTTTTAAAAATCACACTTTTAACAGGAAATTTCCCTTTATTAATGAATGGTAATTCTTTTTTAAAAGCCTAAATTTAATGTTTTATGATTTGAAAAAATAATTTTAAATAAAAATTTTTTAAACAGATCTATCACTTAGTGAAAGTTTGGTCCAACACAAAATTTATTTTTTAAAAAAAGTTTAAAATTCTATTCTTTTAACAACTCCTGTAATTTTATGAATGTGAAATAAATATCTAATATTGAAATATATTTTTTCTGGTGTTAACATTCCTACATAGGTCAATGATTTCAGAGGGGGAAAACAATTTTGGATATAATAGAAAAAATTAAAAAATTAAAAAAAGAGAAAAATGCTGTCGTTTTAGCTCATTATTATCAGAGGGGAGAGATACAGGATATTGCAGATTATGTAGGTGATTCTTTTTATCTGGCTCAGGTTGGAAAAGAATCAGAGGCAGAAATAGTTGTGTTTTGTGGAGTCCGTTTCATGGCTGAAAGTGCTAAAATTCTTTCACCTGAAAAAACTGTGCTGTTTCCATGTTACACAGAGGCTCCATGCTGCATGGAATATATGGCAACTCCTGAGGAGATACTACAATACAAGGAAAGGTATCCTGATGTGAAAGTGGTGACATATGTAAACTCCTCTAGTGCTGTAAAGACAGTTTCTGATGTATGCTGTACATCTTCTAGTGTCGAAAACATAATAAATAACCTAGATTCAGAAGAGATACTCTTTGTTCCTGATAGAAACCTGGCTAGCTATGTACAGGAACAGATTCCACGCAAAAAAATAATTCCCTGGGAGGGATGCTGTAATATACACGACGCAGTAAGAGTCTCAGATATAGAAAAAGCACTGGCTAAAAATGGAAAAGATCTAATCATAGCAGCCCATCCGGAATGCAGGAAAGATGTGAGAGATATGGCCCATTATGTAGGAAGCACCAGTGGAATACTAACTTATGTTAAAAAGAGTAACAGTAAAAGATTTTTGATAGTCACAGAAAAAGGAATAAATCATCAACTGAGAAAAGATAACCCTGACAAAGAGTTCTTTTTCCCTCCAATGCTTTGCAAGGCCATGAAGAAGATATTTCCTGAAACAATTCTAGAATCTCTTGAGACAATGAATGGAGAGATTATATTAGATGATGAAACAGTCACTAAGGCTGCAAAGGCTCTTAATAACATGCTTTTATTTTCAAGACCACGAGGTGAGTAATTTGAAGACAGATGTATTGATAGTAGGTACTGGTATAGGGGGACTTTACACGGCACTAAACTTAAATGATGAACTAAATATCACCATCGTAACAAATTCTAAGATAAGGGACTGCAACTCCTATCTGGCTCAAGGAGGGATAACCACAATAATGCCCGGTGATGAACTCTCCTTTATTGAGGATACATTAGCTGCAGGACATCATAAAAATAATCATGAAACTTTGGGAATGGTGGCTGGAGAGTCCTGGAAAAATATACAAACTTTGATTGATATGGGAGCTGAATTCCAAAGGGATGAAAAGGGAGATCTGAAATTTACAAAAGAAGCCGCCCACAGTAAGAGCAGAATCCTTTTTCAGGGATCCGAAACCGGTAAAATGATCATGGAAACTTTAATTAAAAGCATTGAAAAAACAAAAAATATAACCCTCCTTGAGGAGAGTGAACTTTTGGATCTAAAAATATCCGACAACTCAGTCCACGGTGGAATTTTCAGAAATAAAAATAAAAACTTTTCAGTGGACTCAAAAATAGCGGTTCTGGCAACAGGAGGTATAGGGGGACTCTTTAAAAATTCCACCAATCACGAGAACATAAAAGGAATCGCCCTAGCTCTGGCTAACCGACATAATATAAAAACAAAAGATGTGGAGTATATTCAACTGCATCCTACGGCACTAGACAATCCTAGCAGCAAAAGGTTATTTTTACTTTCTGAAGCCCTGAGAGGTGAAGGTGCTGTCATTAGAGATGCCAGCGGAGAAAGATTTGTAGATGAGCTCCTACCAAGGGACAAAGTAACTGAATCCATTATAAAAAGGAGAAACGAAAATAATACTCAGATATATTTAGATGTCACCGCTCTTGACTCTGACTATATCAAAAATAGATTTAAGGGTATATATAATGAGTGCTTTGAAAGAGGCTATGATATAACTTCAGACCTTATTCCCATAAGTCCGGCACAACATTATTTCATGGGAGGAGTAAAAACAACTCTTACTGGAAGATCAAGCTGTCAGCACCTCTACGTGGTAGGAGAGGCTGCTTGTACAGGACTACACGGAAAAAACCGTCTAGCCAGCAACTCTCTTTTAGAAGCTTTGGTTTTCGGAAGAAAGGCCGCTTCTGATATTAATACTTGTATCGAGGATATAACTTTGATAGAAAACCCAGCATATGAAGATGAGTGGTTCCCAGAAAAAGCTGCAAGAGAAATTATAATTAAACACAGAGGAGATTTGAAAAATGAATTACGTCATTATTGATGATATAATAAAAAATGCTCTCTTAGAGGACAGAGTTTATGATGATATTACCACAGAAAGTATAACTTCTCCAGACAGTCAGGCAGAAGTTGACTTAATAGCAAAAGAGCATGGAAAGATCTGCGGATTAAATGTTTTTTCACGAGTTTTTCAAATTCTGGGAGATGTAGATATAAATTTTCTCAAAAAAGAGGGAGAGCTTGTAAAAAAAGGAGAGATTATAGCCAAGCTTAGGGGAAGTACTAAAATCCTTTTATCTGGAGAAAGGGTGGCGCTGAATCTCCTGCAGAGGATGTCCGGAATAGCCACTGCAGCATATAACGCTTCTGAAATACTAAAAGAATACGGGATAAAAGTATTGGACACCAGAAAAACAACACCAGGACTAAGGTACCTTGAAAAATATTCTGTCCTCACAGGAGGCGGGTTCAACCACCGTTTTGATCTGTCAGATATGGCCATGGTAAAGGATAATCACATTTTAGCCGCTGGAGGTATCAAAAATGCCGTCCAAATGATAAGAAAAAGACATCCTTTTATAAAAAAAATTGAGGTGGAGGCTGAAAACTTGGAGCAAGTAAAGGAAGCTGTCGAAGCAAAAGCAGATATCATTATGCTAGACAATATGGGGGATGAGCTTCTCAAGGAGTGCATCGGTTACATCAAGGGCCGAGCCATTATAGAGGTATCTGGAAACATGGATGCAACCCGGCTTCAAAATTTGAAGAAACTTAAAATAGATTATGTTTCAATGGGGAAGCTGACTCACTCTGTAAAAGCTTTAGATATAAGTATGAAAAACCTTAAAATTATAAAATAAAATTCACCTTTTTTCTTTTGACAGAAAATAGTCATTTTTTCTAACTCCTTAACTTAATTGACCTTTACGTGTTATAATCAAAGGAAAGGTTTCATTAAAAAAGAGGTGAAAAAGATGCGACTATTGATAGTTATTATATCTATAATCCTCACAGGTTGTAGTATGGTCAACTATGAAGTGGACAACATAACTTACAATGCTAAAGGGAAAAATCAGAGAATAAAATTTATAATCCTGCATTACACCGCATGTGACGATAAAATATCTATAAAGACCCTGACAAAGGAAAATGTGAGTTCTCATTATCTTATAACGACTCTCAGATGGGATCCTATATTTCAGCTTGTTTCTGAAAATGAAAGAGCCTGGCACGCAGGATTTAGCAGTTTCCACGGGAGAACCAACCTTAATGATACCTCAATAGGGATAGAGATCGTAAATCTAGGAGTTTCAGACGCAGAGGGTGAATTGATACTCCACCCTTTTGAAGAATCCCAGATAAGAAAAACAGCCTACTTATTAAAAAAAATATCTAAAAAATATAAGATCGAACCTACAAATATCCTAGGACACTCAGATATAGCCCCAGGACGGAAAATAGATCCAGGACCTATGTTTCCTTGGGAAAGGTTATACACGGAGTTTGGTATAGGGGCCTGGTATGACACTGCAGACTATAATTTTTATTATGATTCTGCCATATTTGATATCTATTCTATAGAGGATATACAGTCTGAATTCAAAAAATACGGTTACGATATGGAAATCTCAGGCGAATGGAATGAGAACGAAAAAAATGTTCTGAAAGCTTTTCAGATGCACTTCAGACCTAAAAATGTAAATGGCGAGATAGATTTAGAAACTTTTGCCATAATAAAAGCTCTCAATCATAAGTACCGGTAACCTTTCACTTTCGGACAAAGAGTAATTTCTACTGATGGAGGTTTATTTTGAATAGAGAAAAATTTTTATCTGAAAATAAAATACACTTTTCTTATCATGAGTTTTTTGATAATGAAACATTAGACTTTATAGAAGATATTCTCAACTTTATAGGAGAAGACTACACCCCTAAAAAAGAGGATATTTTCAAGGTATTTAGATACGACCTGAACCATGCAAAAGTTCTGCTTCTAGGGATGGACCCCTATCCACAAAATGGTGTGGCCACCGGTTTATCATTTGAAGTAGAACTTGAATCCTGGGGGGACCCGAGGATAAATACTTCTCTCAAAAATATGCTTAAACTCATATACAAGAGCTACTATGGTGAAATTCTCAGTATAGATGAGTTGAGAGAAAAGATTAGAAAGAAAGAGTTTCGGATTTTATCACCAGATAAAATATTCAAAGAGTGGGCCAGTGAGGGAGTGATATTTCTCAATACTGCACTCACTACAAAAATAGGTAAAGCCGGGGCACATATAAACCTATGGAAGCCTTTTACAGAAAAACTTCTGAGTTTTATAGGGAAAAAGAATCCCTCTCTCACTTACCTTCTGTGGGGAGGAAGGGCTCAGAAATTTGAAAAGTTTATTGTTTCTGGAAAAGTGGTAAAACACAACCATCCAGCTATTTGTGGGAAACTGTATAAACCTCAAGACTTTCTAAATGGCAGCTCTTTCATTGTAACTAAAAAAGAGATAAATTGGATAGCTGGAGAGGAAATATGAAAAAAACTATCTTACTGGGAGACAGTATAACAGATTGGAATCCACTCCAGGACAAGAATATCATAAATATGGGAGTGGCAGGTGATACCACCAGGGATATTTTTTGGAGAATTGATGAGGTGAAAAGTATAGAGGCTGAAAAAGTGATTTTCATGGCCGGAATCAACGATATACTAATGAAATTTCCTTTTGAAAAAACCTGTAACTTTTATAATAAAACAGTATCTTCTCTAAAGGAAAGTTTTGATGAGATAATTCTGATGGCAATTCTTCCAGCAGTCGGAGACAATAAGATTAATGTGAATACCCTTCAAGTAAACAGGTTTATAGAGAATCTGGCTAAGGAAAATAATCTGATTTTTTTAGATTTATCAAAACTTTTTTTTGACGAAGAAGGTTCTTTAAAGCTTTCTTTTTACACAGATGGACTTCATCTATCATCTCTGGGTTACAAATACCTTAACAGAGAACTTTTAAAGATTATCTGATGAAGGATTTAGACGGCTACTATCCCTTTAAAAATCTTATTTTTTACTCTTGCAACTTTGATAAAATTTTTAATCAAACTTATATTGCAGCTGAGAAAAGACTGAAAAAATACAAAAAGCCAAAGTCCCATTAAGTTTAGGTCTCTGGCAAATTAAGATATTTTGTTTTTATTGCACACTTAAACAAGAATCACTCCAATTTTTAAGATACCATATAATAGTTTTTTCTATTCCAACTGAAAAATCTGTTTCAGGATAAAAACCAAGATCCTTGACTGTTTTTGTAGGATCGATGGCATATCTCATATCATGACCCAACCTGTCATTTACGAAAGTTATTAAATCGTATTTTATTGTTTCTAAATTTGTTTTCAAAGCTATTTGGTATTTCGGATTTTCTTTTATTAACCAATAAAGTCTATCTATTATGAGTTTGGTTATGTTTATATTTTGCTCCTCGTTAAGCCCCCCTATATTATAAATTTCTCCCAAGCTACCCCTATTTATCACCATATCTATTCCTCTGCAATGGTCCTCAACATAAAGCCAGTCTCTCACCTGCCTGCCGTCACCATACATTGGAATTTCCTTTCCTTCTAGTAGATTTTTTATAATCAGGGGTATGAGTTTCTCCGGAAACTGATAAGGCCCGTAATTATTTGAACATCTTGTTATATTGACAGGCATATGATATGTCTCGTGATAAGCCCTAACAAGCATGTCTGCAGAAGCTTTGGATGCGGCGTAGGGACTTCTAGGATTAATGGAAGTGTTTTCAGTAAAAAAATCTTTTCCAAATGTCTTGGATTTTACAGATTTTTTTTTCAATAGAGACCTCATCTCTTTAGTTCTAGCCTCTAATTTTTTTCCATAAGGATAATCAATGCTCAGATCCCCATAAACTTCATCTGTGGAAATCTGAATAAACTTTTTTTTCTCAAGATATACGGGACAGCCTTTTTCATCTATTCCCAAAGACCATTGAGTTTTAGCTGCATCCAGCAAAATTTGTGTACCTATTATATTAGTTTTCAGAAATATGCCGGGATTTTCTATGCTTTTGTCCACGTGGGATTCTGCGGCAAAATTAACTACATAATCAAATTTTTGCTGTTGAAATATATTTTCTACCAGGTCGCGGTCGCATATATCCCCCTTTATAAAGCTCACCCTAGAATCTTCTAAATTTCCCCTGATGTTTTCAAGGTTTCCTGCATAAGTGAGCTTATCCAAAATTACCAACTTTATTTTTTCATTTTTTTTTAGCAAATATTTTACAAAATTGGCCCCTATAAACCCGGCTCCCCCGGTAATTAAATAAGTTTTCACAGATTCCCTTCCTCCATCTCTTTAAAAAATCTATCTATGGCATTCTTCCAGTGAGGCATTTTCTTTCCTATAATTTTTTCCGCCTTCTGGCTGGAAAGCTTTGAGTATTCGGCTCTTCTGGCAGGTAAATTAAATTTAGATGTATTTACTTTTACTAATTCACCTTTCCATCCTATTTTTTCCAATATATACTTCCCCTCTTCATACTTACTGGCTACACCGGCGTTAGATAAATGATAAAGTCCATATTTATCTGAATTTATAAGTTCCCAAGAATATTCTGCTAAATCTTTTGCATAGGTCGGTGAAGATACCTGATCTTCTACCAGCTCTAGTTTTTCTCTCGCTTTTGACCACTTTATCACATTTTTAACGAAATTATTGTTTCCCATACCAAAGACCCATGAGGTTCTTATGACAAAACTCTTGTCATAGGCAGCAAAGACACATTTTTCTCCTTCAACCTTTGACTTAGAATAGACACTCATCGGATTAGGGATATCAGACTCTGTATATGGCTTCTTTTTCCCACCGTCAAATACAAAATCACTGGAATACGTTACAAAAACAGCTCCAATTTTTTTAGATTCCAAAGCCAGGTTTTTAGGTGCAAGACTGTTTACTGCGAAGCATTTTTCCGGTTCTTTTTCAGCCCTGTCCACATAATTATAGGCGGCACAGTTTATTATAATGTCTATATTTTTCTCCTTGAGAAAGTTTTTTACAGCGTCGATATCTGTAATATCTAGTTCCCTGTGACCTGTGGCAATGTATTCTATACCAACTCTTTTAAAGAGTTTCTGAAACTCACTGCCCAATTGACCTTTTCCTCCTGTTAGAAGAATCATTCTATTCCTCCTAAATACTCCTTAAAACTAGGCTGATCCATGTCTCTTTCTGACAAAATCAGATTTTCTTCCCTAAATCCAAATTTTTCAAAAGGCCATTTTATCCCTATATCAGGGTCATTCCACTTTATCCCTGAATCAAACTCAGGATAATAAAAATCAGTGCATTTATACTGTATCTCTGTATCTTCCTCTAAAGTTAAAAAACCGTGGGCAAATCCTTCGGGTATATAAAAGAGCTTTTTATTTTCCTCGCTGAGGATTAAACCATGCCACATAACAAAAGTGGGACTTTTTTTCCTCAAATCAACTGCCACATCCCATATACTTCCTCTTGTTACTCTTATTAACTTTCCTTGAGAATGCTTCTTCTGAAAATGAAGCCCCCTCAAAACTCCTTCTTTTGATCTTGAATGATTATCCTGGACAAATTCTAGGTCAAAACCTAATTTTTCAAACTCTCTCTTGTTGTATGTCTCCATAAAAAAACCTCTCTGGTCACTGAATACAACTGGGTCTATTATTATCAAGTCTTTTATTTTAGTTTCTGTTATTTTGAATTTTGTCATTATATATCCTCATTTCTAATTTATGCATTATTTTATAAGTTTTAGGAGATACTCGCCGTAATGTGATTTCATGAGGGGCTTGATCTGACTTTGCAGCTGCTCTTTGGTTATCCAGCCGTTATTATAGGCGATCTCTTCTAGACAGGCTATCATCACGCCCTGTCTAGCCTGTATAGTCTTTACAAAGTTGGCAGCATCTAGCAAGGCATCATGAGTTCCTGTATCTAGCCAGGCCATCCCCCTTCCTAGATTTGATACCTTTAGCTCTCCCTCTTTTAGGTACATTCTGTTTAATTCTGTTATTTCTAGTTCACCTCTTTTAGAAGGTTTTATTCTCTTGGCTTTTTCCACAACTGTATTGTCGTAAAAATAAAGTCCTGGAACTACATAATTTGACTTGGGGTTTTCAGGTTTTTCTTCTAGTGAAATTGCCCTTCCCTTTTGATCAAATTCTACAACACCGAAGGATTTAGGATTATTTACATAATATCCAAAAATAGTGGCTCCCACTTCTGTAGATGCAGCCTCTCTTATCATACCCGTCAGACCATGCCCGTAAAATATGTTATCCCCTAGGACAAGGGCACATGGTTTCTTTTCTATAAACTCTTCTCCTATTATAAATGCCTCTGCCAGGCCATTGGGTTCCTTCTGAACAGCATATGATATTTCAAGGCCATAATTAGAACCATCACCTAACAACTCTTTAAATGAAGAAAGGTCTCTCATAGTCGAGATGACAAGTATCTCTCTTATGCCAGCTAGCATAAGCACCGATATTGGGTAATATATCATAGGTTTATCATAGACAGGTATTATCTGTTTTGATATGGATTTAGTTATTGGATAGAGTCTTGTTCCTGTTCCTCCAGCAAGTATAATTCCTTTCATTATTTCCCTCCAAAAATCTTACTGATTTTGAGTATAGCATTTAATTTTTTAAGTTTAAGCTTTACTCAGTATCGATACTCAATTGTACATTACCTGAAAATATCTGTCCAATTAATTCTATGAGTTCACCAGATATAAAAACCACTGGATTACTATATTTTTTAACTTTATTTATGTTGAATAAGACACTCGCTAACGCAGCCAATGAAACTTATGTGGACATGACAAAAGAGGGAATAATTGACTCGGCAAAGGTCACGAGATCGGCTATTCAAAATGCCGCTTCAATTTCGGCTCTGATACTCACCACAGAAGTGATTGTTGCTGAAAAAAAAGAAAAAAACAGTGCCCCAGCCATGCCACCAATGGGAATGCCAGGAATGATGTAAAATATGTCCCTTTGGAAAACAAACTAATACAAGGCAGCTATTCCCAAAAGATAAAGAAAGGTAATCTTGATAACTACAATAAGATGAAAGAGATACTTGAGGACAAATACGGATATTCTCAGGGAGTCTATAAAAGCAGCTCTTTCTTGTTTGAAAATGGTAAAGCAAATTCATCGGCAGAGAAAATTCTTACCTGGTATATAAAAGACACGAAAGTCTATGAAGAAAAAAATTATCACAGAAGAGAGTTCCGGAGTAGATCCTTTAGCAAAAGCATAAACCTACCTGAGGATGCTGATATTGATAAGATTACCAGTGAATATGCCAATGGAATTCTTACTATTTCAGTTCCTAAACTGAAGTCTCAAACCAATAAAGATGACATTGTAGATATCCAAATCAAATAACTTATCTTTAGTAAGACTATTTCTTTTCTATGTTACAGAGCCCCGATCAGGGCTCTTTTTGCACTACTTAATTTTTTTAATTTATCCTTTTTATTTCCTAATTTCTTAATTGCCATTTATCCTAGTCCCCTAAACATATGAGCTCTGGTTCAAAGAATTAAATCCTGTTTTAACACTGCTGATTTTCTGTTTTAACGAGTCTGGCATAAAAAACTTTTTGGCCAACATTAATTCTATATAAAATTTTTCCTGTAAAACATCAAGGAAATCAAATTAAATTGGGTAAATTATTATCAGAGGTGATAAACTATGACTAAAATGTGCAAATGCTGCAATAAACTAAAGGGTAAAAAGCTTGATAAATATATTGAGTTGATAGGTGACGGGAGATTTATATGTAAAAAATGCGGACATCTTGCCGCAGACAAAAAAAACCTCTGTTTTCCAGTGGACAGAATAGGGGCTTTTATAGAAACTTCTGAAAGTAATTTGGAAATTCCAAAAAAGTCCAAGAAATTTGAAAAAAAGATGGTAAAAGAATTAAAAGTGAATGAACTTCGAGAGATAATAAAAAGTGAGATAGAAAACTTTGCAAGAGCCACTCCTGAGATAAAGGATGAAAAAACAAAATAACTGAAAATTGATAGATATTTTCCAATAAAAGTATAGCAATATATCTATAATAAAAAAGTGACTGGAGGTTTATTATGAAAATTTTGATCCTAACTTTGACAATGCTTCTTTTTACAGCCTGCTCGGTACTCATGGTGCCTGTAAAGGCAGTTACAACTGTGGTTGATGTCGTCCTTTGATCTTCCCTTCAGCCTTTAAAAAAAATTTAAGGTTATCAATAAAAAAAGACAGCTGTAAAAAGTTATCACAGCTGTCTTTTTTTATGTTAATCGGTCTTTTTCTTTGTAACTATAAGCTGTCTTTCGAAAACCTCTCTGAATCTTTTTCCTGACATAAGCACTCTGCTGATCTGCACATCGAGGAGGTCCTCATTTTCTATATGAAAAGTAACACTTTCATCTCCAACCTCTATACTCAGCCGTTCACTGTCCAGCAAAAAAACCCTGTTGAATATTTTTGAAATCCTCAGCATAACCGAAAGCTTCTCCATAACCCTTATATCTTTTTTCCCCAATATACTGCCGTAATCCTTTGCCATATCATTAGATTTGTCCTGCTGAGATACTATGAGAGCCGCCATCAAAAGTTTCCTGTGCTTTATCCCTTTTAGCCCGGAATTGATTATCGTATAAAAGGAGTGAAGAGGATTATCATAATAGTTTATATTGACTCCGACCCTTCCAAGATATGAAGCAGTCCTTATGACCTTCTCCTCTATTTCTGGTATTCCGTGAAGAGGCTTCATGTTCTCAAATATTTTCATGAATATTTTATAAATCCTCTCACCTCTTTCTTTCGATAAATCAAAATGTTCCACCACATCTAAGAGAGAACTTTCAAAAACATTTTCCACATGTTTCCCGTATTCATTGAGCTTCTGGTACAAAACTCCCTCTCTAATACCAGAACCGCTTATTATGACCAGTTCCACCCCTGTAAACTTCAGAAGCTCCACCACAGCACACAAGGCACCTGTGAATATATCGGCTCTAGATCTTGAAAGTCCTGGCATCTCAAGCTTATACGAGTAATTTTTTTTCTTTATATATTCAAATATCTCCTTCACATCTCCGTCTTTCAGACCATAGTTATGAAGAATATTCAGTGGATATTCACACATGACAGAGTGAACCTTTGCCAGATTTCTTATGGTCCCTCCCACTCCTATAAGAGGTATATCTCCTACCTCCTTCAGCCATGGGACTTTTTCATACTCACTTATTACATGATTTCTAAGTTTTTTTTCTGC
It contains:
- the rfbD gene encoding dTDP-4-dehydrorhamnose reductase produces the protein MILLTGGKGQLGSEFQKLFKRVGIEYIATGHRELDITDIDAVKNFLKEKNIDIIINCAAYNYVDRAEKEPEKCFAVNSLAPKNLALESKKIGAVFVTYSSDFVFDGGKKKPYTESDIPNPMSVYSKSKVEGEKCVFAAYDKSFVIRTSWVFGMGNNNFVKNVIKWSKAREKLELVEDQVSSPTYAKDLAEYSWELINSDKYGLYHLSNAGVASKYEEGKYILEKIGWKGELVKVNTSKFNLPARRAEYSKLSSQKAEKIIGKKMPHWKNAIDRFFKEMEEGNL
- the rfbC gene encoding dTDP-4-dehydrorhamnose 3,5-epimerase; this translates as MTKFKITETKIKDLIIIDPVVFSDQRGFFMETYNKREFEKLGFDLEFVQDNHSRSKEGVLRGLHFQKKHSQGKLIRVTRGSIWDVAVDLRKKSPTFVMWHGLILSEENKKLFYIPEGFAHGFLTLEEDTEIQYKCTDFYYPEFDSGIKWNDPDIGIKWPFEKFGFREENLILSERDMDQPSFKEYLGGIE
- the rfbA gene encoding glucose-1-phosphate thymidylyltransferase RfbA, producing the protein MKGIILAGGTGTRLYPITKSISKQIIPVYDKPMIYYPISVLMLAGIREILVISTMRDLSSFKELLGDGSNYGLEISYAVQKEPNGLAEAFIIGEEFIEKKPCALVLGDNIFYGHGLTGMIREAASTEVGATIFGYYVNNPKSFGVVEFDQKGRAISLEEKPENPKSNYVVPGLYFYDNTVVEKAKRIKPSKRGELEITELNRMYLKEGELKVSNLGRGMAWLDTGTHDALLDAANFVKTIQARQGVMIACLEEIAYNNGWITKEQLQSQIKPLMKSHYGEYLLKLIK
- a CDS encoding Hsp20/alpha crystallin family protein; this encodes MENKLIQGSYSQKIKKGNLDNYNKMKEILEDKYGYSQGVYKSSSFLFENGKANSSAEKILTWYIKDTKVYEEKNYHRREFRSRSFSKSINLPEDADIDKITSEYANGILTISVPKLKSQTNKDDIVDIQIK
- a CDS encoding Ppx/GppA phosphatase family protein, with the protein product MKKIGIIDIGSNSIRLVIFRISPAKNFSVIEDVKESVRLGEGVNKTGKLKVKKINLAYHTLKIFKGICAQNETDEIIAFATAAVRNATNSNRLIEKLEKELKMKINIFSGEEEAYYSLLGATNTLDEEEGLLIDMGGASTELVWFKKRRVHRWVSLNFGSVTLAQLANVKEKLSDYAEKKLRNHVISEYEKVPWLKEVGDIPLIGVGGTIRNLAKVHSVMCEYPLNILHNYGLKDGDVKEIFEYIKKKNYSYKLEMPGLSRSRADIFTGALCAVVELLKFTGVELVIISGSGIREGVLYQKLNEYGKHVENVFESSLLDVVEHFDLSKERGERIYKIFMKIFENMKPLHGIPEIEEKVIRTASYLGRVGVNINYYDNPLHSFYTIINSGLKGIKHRKLLMAALIVSQQDKSNDMAKDYGSILGKKDIRVMEKLSVMLRISKIFNRVFLLDSERLSIEVGDESVTFHIENEDLLDVQISRVLMSGKRFREVFERQLIVTKKKTD